The sequence TGGTTTTCATGCGAATACGAAAGCCGTGGGTGCGCTTACGACGTGTTACTGATGGTTGGTAAGTTCTTTTCATGATAGATCCTGGGGAAAACCGATTATTTTCCTTGTTGCCGGGCAAAAGGTCAATCTATCCCGAGGAATATATAGGTATTTTTCTCTATTTTTGTGTGGTTTTTATCTAAACCACTAATTTAAAAGCGTTTTTTACTTTTATACACAAGTTATCCACAGGTTTTCCACGATTTTCTGACTTGTGGATAACTTTGCAGCGTCGGTACAATGGATCCTCTAAAAAT comes from Polynucleobacter sp. MWH-Svant-W18 and encodes:
- the rpmH gene encoding 50S ribosomal protein L34 encodes the protein MKRTYQPSVTRRKRTHGFRIRMKTKSGRAVLNARRAKGRKRLAV